Below is a genomic region from Flammeovirgaceae bacterium SG7u.111.
AGTAATCCTATATTTTTTTTCATTTCAATCGGACTTAAAAAAACTGCCCAAGGTAAAGGCGAGCCTAATCCTTGGGCAAAAGAATTTATTTTAGAATTTTATTTTACTGTCTTCGTATGCCTCTATTTTGTCTTTTAGGCTTAAGATATAGTCTATATCATCATAGCCATTGATCATACAGGTTTTTTTGTACTCGTCTATTTCAAAAGACTCTGACTCGCCAGTACTCAAAATAGTAATGGTTTGGTTCACAAGGTCAATTTTGAATTCTGTTTTATGGTCACTTTCAATTGCTTTGAAAATTGTGCCCAAAAATGCTTCAGAAACCTGTACAGGTAGCAAGCCATTGTTCAAGGCATTGCCTTTGAAAATATCGGCAAAGAAAGAAGAAATAACTACTTTAAAAGGATAATCCCTTATAGCCCAAGCAGCGTGCTCACGAGAAGAACCGCTACCAAAGTTTTTTCCACCAACCAATATTTCGCCAGCGTAAGTAGAGTCATTCAACACAAAATCCTCTTTTGGCGAACCATCTGGGTTGTATCTCCAATCTCTGAAAAGGTTTTCCCCAAAACCATCTCTGGTAGTGGCCTTCAAAAATCTAGCTGGTATAATCTG
It encodes:
- the leuD gene encoding 3-isopropylmalate dehydratase small subunit gives rise to the protein MEKFQTLVSTAVPLQVEDVDTDQIIPARFLKATTRDGFGENLFRDWRYNPDGSPKEDFVLNDSTYAGEILVGGKNFGSGSSREHAAWAIRDYPFKVVISSFFADIFKGNALNNGLLPVQVSEAFLGTIFKAIESDHKTEFKIDLVNQTITILSTGESESFEIDEYKKTCMINGYDDIDYILSLKDKIEAYEDSKIKF